From Thermogladius calderae 1633, a single genomic window includes:
- a CDS encoding DUF2192 domain-containing protein: MESSPHRERIKLAVYLLSKFIHNIENIGRADAVEMLRREYERHGLKPIMGKSVPSDIYDKEMATIYVIAKYGLNIDRDYPEVLKKIFYIEEALEEALSSLMSGDKEKAKSILKGVSPTNVVDSNTVARMLRLPLVKFVLGFMSEEEVAKVFKVVSENMSEEEKTIKSYIRFFIALRIAEGIKKGEIRNKTFKEAFKRALAIRLGFPKSTPSDDYIAVIAENVFGVPKERLREVLSLEEGQETSSTPPA; the protein is encoded by the coding sequence GTGGAGTCTAGCCCCCACAGGGAGAGGATCAAGCTGGCCGTCTACTTGCTGAGCAAGTTCATACACAACATCGAGAACATAGGGAGGGCGGACGCCGTCGAGATGTTGAGAAGGGAGTACGAGAGACACGGCTTGAAGCCAATAATGGGGAAGTCTGTCCCCAGCGACATATACGACAAGGAGATGGCGACCATCTACGTGATAGCCAAGTACGGGCTCAACATAGACAGGGACTACCCGGAGGTCTTGAAGAAGATCTTCTACATCGAGGAGGCGCTTGAAGAGGCCTTGTCGAGCCTGATGAGCGGGGACAAGGAGAAGGCGAAGAGCATACTCAAGGGCGTCTCCCCCACAAACGTCGTCGACAGTAACACGGTGGCTAGAATGCTGAGGCTCCCTCTCGTGAAGTTCGTACTCGGTTTCATGAGCGAGGAGGAGGTCGCGAAGGTGTTCAAGGTCGTCTCCGAGAACATGAGCGAGGAGGAGAAGACGATCAAGAGCTACATCAGATTCTTCATCGCGCTGAGGATAGCGGAGGGCATAAAGAAGGGTGAGATCAGGAACAAGACCTTTAAAGAGGCTTTCAAGAGAGCACTAGCGATAAGGCTGGGATTCCCCAAGTCGACTCCCAGCGACGACTACATAGCCGTTATAGCCGAGAACGTCTTCGGGGTTCCAAAAGAGAGGCTGCGGGAGGTGCTGTCGCTAGAGGAGGGTCAGGAGACCTCCTCGACTCCACCAGCTTGA
- a CDS encoding HTH domain-containing protein, with amino-acid sequence MSFHWVSREARLKIIDVLLSSRSIKQLASELGVSPTAVRKYVYRRAYPDDEVISRALSILAPYEKERVYEVLIEDILSSVKTLITMIDDPRLREKARERIVESVAGE; translated from the coding sequence ATGAGTTTCCACTGGGTCAGCAGGGAGGCGAGGCTGAAGATAATCGACGTCCTCCTATCATCTAGGAGTATAAAGCAGCTGGCCTCCGAGCTAGGCGTCTCCCCGACCGCTGTCCGGAAGTACGTTTACAGGAGGGCGTACCCCGACGACGAGGTGATATCCAGGGCCCTGAGCATACTGGCCCCCTACGAGAAGGAGAGGGTCTACGAGGTGCTGATAGAAGACATATTAAGCTCGGTTAAGACCTTGATCACTATGATTGACGACCCGAGACTGAGGGAGAAGGCGAGAGAGAGGATAGTTGAGTCGGTCGCAGGGGAGTGA
- a CDS encoding PLP-dependent aminotransferase family protein codes for MPAYDKFYSRLAVGIKASDIRELLAIIKHRKDVISFAGGIPDPKLFPKSELADIAREVILKYGDDALQYSETKGLIELRETLSDFMRRTKGIQTDAEDLIITTGSQQALDIVARGMIDPGDVVVTENPSYLAAIGAFKIAGAKLVGVEMDEHGMDTHKLEEKLRSLKNSGERVKFIYTIPVGHNPAGTSLTLDRKKHIIELAEEYDVMVVEDDPYSYIIYEDGADTTPLKAIDKYGRVIYLSTVSKVLAPGLRIGWIAAIDDLTRKFELVKQYLDLHSPTLTQFIVAEAVKKGLIDRMVKVATPYYKSKRDAMLSAMEDYLPDYVDYTKPIGGLFIFVKVDKEGFNTTKLLEVAITKYKIAYVPGASFFVDGTGHNTMRINFSYPTFDEIYEGVRRLSALIKNE; via the coding sequence CTCGGACATCAGGGAGTTGCTGGCGATCATAAAGCACAGGAAGGACGTGATAAGCTTCGCTGGGGGTATACCAGACCCGAAGCTCTTCCCCAAAAGCGAGCTGGCCGACATAGCGAGAGAGGTCATACTGAAGTACGGCGACGACGCTCTCCAGTACAGCGAGACGAAGGGCTTGATCGAGCTGAGGGAGACACTCTCGGACTTCATGAGGAGGACGAAGGGGATCCAGACAGACGCGGAGGACCTCATCATAACGACAGGGAGCCAGCAGGCCCTGGACATCGTGGCCAGGGGCATGATAGACCCAGGCGACGTCGTCGTAACGGAGAACCCATCCTACCTCGCTGCAATAGGGGCTTTCAAGATAGCCGGTGCCAAGCTGGTGGGGGTCGAGATGGACGAGCACGGTATGGACACGCACAAGCTGGAGGAGAAGCTTAGGTCGCTTAAGAACAGCGGTGAGAGGGTGAAGTTCATATACACCATACCCGTGGGCCACAACCCCGCAGGCACCTCCCTCACGCTCGACAGGAAGAAGCACATCATCGAGTTAGCAGAGGAGTACGATGTGATGGTGGTCGAGGACGACCCCTACAGCTACATAATATACGAGGACGGCGCAGACACGACACCCCTGAAGGCCATCGACAAGTACGGCAGGGTCATCTACTTGAGCACCGTGAGCAAGGTGCTGGCTCCAGGGCTGAGGATAGGCTGGATCGCCGCGATAGACGACCTCACGAGGAAGTTCGAGCTGGTCAAGCAGTACCTGGACCTGCACAGCCCGACCCTCACGCAGTTCATAGTGGCTGAAGCGGTGAAGAAGGGTTTGATCGATAGGATGGTGAAGGTCGCCACACCCTACTACAAGTCGAAGAGGGACGCCATGCTCTCGGCTATGGAGGACTACCTGCCGGACTACGTAGACTACACGAAGCCCATCGGCGGCCTCTTCATATTCGTGAAGGTCGACAAAGAGGGCTTCAACACAACCAAGCTCCTCGAGGTCGCGATCACCAAGTACAAGATCGCCTACGTGCCGGGAGCCAGCTTCTTCGTGGATGGCACCGGGCACAACACGATGAGGATCAACTTCAGCTACCCGACGTTCGACGAGATATACGAGGGCGTGAGGAGGCTGTCTGCTTTAATCAAGAACGAGTAG